A region of Arabidopsis thaliana chromosome 5, partial sequence DNA encodes the following proteins:
- a CDS encoding F-box/RNI-like superfamily protein (F-box/RNI-like superfamily protein; CONTAINS InterPro DOMAIN/s: F-box domain, cyclin-like (InterPro:IPR001810), F-box domain, Skp2-like (InterPro:IPR022364), FBD-like (InterPro:IPR006566); BEST Arabidopsis thaliana protein match is: F-box/RNI-like superfamily protein (TAIR:AT5G38390.1); Has 30201 Blast hits to 17322 proteins in 780 species: Archae - 12; Bacteria - 1396; Metazoa - 17338; Fungi - 3422; Plants - 5037; Viruses - 0; Other Eukaryotes - 2996 (source: NCBI BLink).) yields MDHLSNLPDELLCHIMSFLTTKEAALISVLSKRWRNLIAFVPNLDIFDCDILHWEVRKEERDDIRQLFMDFVDRVLALQGNSPLKKFSLCCGGGSYSDRVDCWIQNVMVRGVSELDLSMIFDTSYHMYPQVFENKKLNFEIFLRALPALEELVMNHIYWKELDVNVHVSVSSASLKTLTIKCIVCLHTKSFDTPSLAYLSYSDYAMGDYPVAKMENLFEARISLFVPEDDISRLMNSIRNVRYLYFSRDTLEVLSLCCESMPVFKNLKSLSIKSVESRGWQAMPVLLRNCPHLETLVLEALLHHVTDKCGDACACVSREEKGRSLKSCPVKVLEIKEFQGTMKEMHMIKHFLDYLPCLKEMKISYMKKNDHTTQFRVIPQVIAEMVEHYNKLSNCNVQLVVSG; encoded by the exons ATGGATCACTTAAGCAATTTACCAGACGAGCTTCTTTGCCATATTATGTCCTTCCTTACCACCAAGGAGGCTGCTTTGATATCGGTTCTCTCCAAAAGGTGGCGCAATTTGATTGCATTTGTCCCTAATCTTGATATTTTTGACTGTGATATTCTGCATTGGGAGGTGCGTAAAGAGGAAAGGGACGATATTCGACAGCTCTTCATGGATTTTGTGGATAGAGTTTTGGCATTGCAAGGTAACTCTCCCTTAAAGAAATTCTCCCTCTGTTGTGGCGGCGGTTCTTATTCGGATAGAGTGGATTGTTGGATACAGAATGTGATGGTGCGTGGTGTTTCGGAGCTTGATCTATCAATGATTTTTGATACCTCTTATCATATGTATCCACAAGTTTTCGAGAACAAGAAACTA aattttgagatttttcttcGTGCTTTGCCTGCGCTTGAGGAATTAGTCATGAATCATATATACTGGAAAGAATTGGATGTGAATGTGCATGTATCTGTATCAAGTGCAAGCCTCAAGACCCTAACAATAAAATGCATCGTTTGTTTACATACTAAGTCATTTGATACACCTAGTCTTGCTTACTTATCTTACTCTGATTATGCCATGGGAGATTATCCCGTAGCTAAAATGGAAAACTTGTTTGAGGCTCGAATCAGCCTTTTTGTACCTGAAGACGATATCAGCCGA CTTATGAATAGCATTCGAAATGTTCGGTATCTCTATTTCTCTCGTGATACTCTTGAG GTGCTTTCTCTATGCTGTGAATCGATGCCAGTGTTCAAAAACCTCAAATCTTTATCTATCAAGAGTGTTGAGAGTCGAGGATGGCAAGCAATGCCAGTTCTTCTAAGGAACTGTCCACATTTAGAAACTCTAGTCCTTGAG GCTCTCTTGCACCATGTAACTGATAAATGCGGGGATGCTTGTGCCTGCGTCTCTCGGGAGGAGAAAGGTCGTTCGCTCAAATCTTGTCCAGTAAAAGTGTTAGAGATTAAAGAGTTTCAAGGAACAATGAAAGAGATGCACATGATAAAACATTTCCTGGACTATCTTCCGTGTTTGAAGGAGATGAAAATCTCCTATATGAAAAAGAATGATCATACTACACAGTTCAGAGTCATCCCTCAAGTTATTGCAGAGATGGTGGAACACTACAACAAGTTATCTAATTGCAATGTCCAGCTTGTAGTGAGTggtta